The Alicyclobacillus macrosporangiidus CPP55 genome segment CCCTTGACGCGCTGGCGAATCTGGTCACGCCGTACTACTACGACGACCGGGAGCAGGTCTGGCGCACGCGCATCCTCAAAATGCTGATGCACCTCGGTTTGGTGCGGATCGGACAGGACGAAGCGGGCAGGGAGTGGTTTCAAATCACGAAACTCGGTCAACAATTAATTACACCGGATGCTTTACCAGCGACCCCGGATCAAACGCGGGAGCGCCAGCGCATCTTGATTGTGCAGCCGAACTTCGACATCGTCGTCACGGGCGACCAACCGCTGGTGACGAACGAACTCGCGGCTTTCACCGATTTGCGCCAGGCGGGCGCCATCCGAGTCTACCGTTTGACCGAGGCGAGCGTCCGCCGGGGAATGGCGTCCGGAGGGCTCGTGTCTGCCTGGTTAGAGTTTTTGCATCAGCACGCCCAGACTCCGGTGCCGGGCAACGTCGAGCGGACGCTGCTGGAATGGGGGCGAATGCAGGAGGAGCAAGCGATGGGCGAAAACAGTCTGACGAGTTGACGTTACGTTGGCCGGCGAGCCACGGATGGATTTGGAGAGCCATTCCGGGCGGGTGTGGAAGGAAAAAATGAAGCGCCAGTCGAATAAAATACTCGAAGAATTCACACGGGACCTTCGCCGCTGGGGTCAGGTTGTGGACGTTCTGGATCACCGGACATTCGGCTACAACCAATCAGGGAGGAGACGGCAATGGGCAATACCGTAACGGTCGCCGAAAAGAAACACTTTCTGCGTTGGTTTCTGTCGAATTACCAACTGCAAAGTCGGGAGGCGGAGATGCTCATCCGCTACATGATGACCCGTGAGAGCGTGCTGCGCCGGGTTCACTTCGTCGACAGCTTCCGGCAGTTGCCGCGGGTCATCGTGGTGTCCACGACCTGTGTTCAAGCCGCCCCCTTCCGGTATTACCGGCGCAACAAGCCGGTGTCCACGGACGTGGAACAGGCGTTCTTGGACCTGTATCAACACCCGGACGAAGACGTGTATGTCAATCTCTACTTCAAAGACCGGGCGACCAGCGCCGCGTACTCGGCCGTGTTGGAGGAGATCGCGCCGGCCGAATTGGAACCGGCCGTCAAAGAGCTCATCACCATGCAGGCCGAATGGATCATCGAACAGGCGGTGCGCAACTATCAGCGGGAGCACCTCATGCGCGCCGTCGACGAGGCCCTGGATCGAGGAGATCGGGAGGCGTTTTTGGAGGCCAGCCGCCGTCTGATTGAATTCGACGCCAGCGCGTCCGCCGCGATGTCCGGTTGACGAGCGGTCGTATACAGGGGGCGGTGACGGCCCCTCTTTTTTTTTAACATGATCCATTTCCCACAAAACCTTTCACGAGTAGGATCCCCTAACTTCTCCTTCACCCTCTTGACAAAGTCCGCATGGCCTCCTGTATCCTGTTCTCAAATCCGAATATCCATAAACATAAATAATTTTAATCAGAATTTAAGGTTTGTACACTCAGGAGAGGAGAATCGGGAACATGCGTACATCCGGGCAGCGTGTGGCAGGAGGGTGGAGTGAAGACACTTGGTCGATCGTACTTGGATTGATTCTCATCCTTGCCGTGTGGGCCGCGTATCAGCTCAAGAAGCCGTTGGACGTCTTTCAGCAGGCCGTTCCAGTGACGTGGCCGGCGCACGCGTTGGGGCAGCACTTCGCACAAAACGGATTGGCCTACGCCGCGTTGTGGCTGGTCCTGGTGGCGTTGACCGGCGTCGCCGCGCGGGCGCTCGGCACGCCGTTTCTTCCCTACGCTGCCGGCTTCACGGTGCTGTTCGTCCTCGCGGGGATGGTGTTGGTCATCGGTAGCCAGCAAACACTCAAGACCTACGGCCTCGAGTACCCGTTCTGGGCACTGTTATTCGGTGTGGTGATCGGGAACGTCGTGCGGCTGCCCGGGTGGCTGGCGGCGGCCGCCGGGCGCACCGAGTTGTTCATCAAGACGTCCATCGTTCTGTTGGGCGCCAATCTTCCGTTCTCCATCATCGCCAGATCTGGCCCCCGCGGGTTTCTCGAAGCGCTGGTCATCGTGGGACTCGGATTCACCGTCGCGTTCATCGTCGGCAAGCGGTTGGGGGTCGATCCGCTGTACATCTCGATCCTCGGCGCCGGGGCATCGGTGTGCGGCGTGTCAGCGGCCATCGCGGTCGGTAATGCCGTACGGGCCCCGCAACGAAAGGTCGGCTACGTGGTGTCGCTGGTGGTGGTCTACGGATTGATCCTGGTGTTCCTGCTGCCCGCCCTGGTGCATCTGCTCGGCCTGAGCAACACCGTCGGCGGGGCGTGGATCGGCGGCTCGGAACTGGCAGACGCGTCCGGCGCAGCCGCC includes the following:
- a CDS encoding YeiH family protein — its product is MRTSGQRVAGGWSEDTWSIVLGLILILAVWAAYQLKKPLDVFQQAVPVTWPAHALGQHFAQNGLAYAALWLVLVALTGVAARALGTPFLPYAAGFTVLFVLAGMVLVIGSQQTLKTYGLEYPFWALLFGVVIGNVVRLPGWLAAAAGRTELFIKTSIVLLGANLPFSIIARSGPRGFLEALVIVGLGFTVAFIVGKRLGVDPLYISILGAGASVCGVSAAIAVGNAVRAPQRKVGYVVSLVVVYGLILVFLLPALVHLLGLSNTVGGAWIGGSELADASGAAAAAMLGDSAVNTFSLVKLSRDVLISVICLILGAVAAARWNQEARPTPSRWSELWRRFPRFVLAFVIASLLATWWQAAYGKAFNTDFTANLNAVRTWLFTLTFFGVGLNTRFREIREVGGRAIALFTTVVIVNVIAGLILAYLLFGSR
- a CDS encoding YpiB family protein, giving the protein MGNTVTVAEKKHFLRWFLSNYQLQSREAEMLIRYMMTRESVLRRVHFVDSFRQLPRVIVVSTTCVQAAPFRYYRRNKPVSTDVEQAFLDLYQHPDEDVYVNLYFKDRATSAAYSAVLEEIAPAELEPAVKELITMQAEWIIEQAVRNYQREHLMRAVDEALDRGDREAFLEASRRLIEFDASASAAMSG